TAAGTTTTGTGCCAAACATTGGCCTAAGCCCATCAAAGGATGCAAAAAATGGAAAAATACATACTGTGTTTTTGATTCCAAGTTATCAAGAATTATTCATGAAGAAGGCCGTTTAAAACAGTTAAATGCGAATGCCCTAGGTTCAGCTAAATACCCATTATGCGACGGTTTAACTGTTGAAGAACTTAAGCTTATTGATATGGGCCGTATCGATTTTATAGAGCCTGTCTATCCTTATCTTACAGGTAGCCCTGACAAAAAAGCTGGTATTGCCGATGATATATCTTTAAACGCTCCTAACTCAGACTCACTGTTGTCTCAAACATCTGAAAGAATTAAAAAACGCATGGAGCAAAACGTATGAAACTAATTTTTACCTTCCTTTTATTGATACCCCTAATTGTATGTGCAGATATGACAGAGCATAAGGCGCATGGCTTTCATTGGTACAGTACTGAGGCTCAAGAACCAGAAAGGATTATAAAACTTCAAAAACCACCTGCAAAAGAGTCATTAGAGCCTTATGAAGAACTGCTAGCAAAGCGTAAACAAACAATGAATTTACTTGCAGAATCTTTACTCAGGCCTTCTGTTGAAAAAACCACAGCCTATATTTCAGCGCAACAAGAAATGGCCGAACGCCATCAAAAGTTTGTTCAAAATTGGGAGCGAGCATTATTGATGAATCCACAATTGGATCATCGTTTGAATGTCCCAACAGATAACAATGCTATTGCGACTAAAAATGATGAGCAGAAAATCCTGACAGAGGCGATAATTAGTGAAAGTGCGAAACGATTTGGTCTTATTTTTGTCTATCAAGGCAGCAGTACGCTCGCACAACGATTCTCTAGTGTTTTATTGCTGTTTGTCAAAGAACATAATTTC
The sequence above is a segment of the Legionella busanensis genome. Coding sequences within it:
- the traF gene encoding type-F conjugative transfer system pilin assembly protein TraF, whose product is MKLIFTFLLLIPLIVCADMTEHKAHGFHWYSTEAQEPERIIKLQKPPAKESLEPYEELLAKRKQTMNLLAESLLRPSVEKTTAYISAQQEMAERHQKFVQNWERALLMNPQLDHRLNVPTDNNAIATKNDEQKILTEAIISESAKRFGLIFVYQGSSTLAQRFSSVLLLFVKEHNFAMIPVSVDGVMIPEITGSKIIPLAFLASKLPVKQQYLPALFLVNLKTQQLSPLSYGFIALSDLKTRFLDVATDFKRFSYAGLGV